A genomic segment from Phragmites australis chromosome 6, lpPhrAust1.1, whole genome shotgun sequence encodes:
- the LOC133922105 gene encoding ubiquitin-like modifier-activating enzyme 5, producing MEEEQLRALLRDLDALKQRPDPASIDRMRDRVVAMMNPTAGARSKIKDMSAEVVDSNPYSRLMALQRMGVVENYERIRDYSVAIVGIGGVGSVAAEMLTRCGIGRLLLYDYDTVELANMNRLFFRPDQVGMTKTDAAVQTLSGINPDVVLESYSLNITTVKGFETFLASLKAQSSHDCSTGVDLVLSCVDNYEARMVVNQACNELGQTWMESGVSEDAVSGHIQLLVPGETACFACAPPLVVASGVDERTLKREGVCAASLPTTMGVVAGLLVQNSLKYLLKFGQVSPYLGYNSLKDYFPTMEMRPNPQCSNPACVQRQKEYMEAKPARDAAAKAKMEAETPEANECPVHLDNEWNISVVDDDDTATLSIRSTADILPEGLVRELPAADFYPEQPAPVSSSAIDDDLEELQRQLDALNSS from the exons atggaggaggagcagctgcgCGCGCTGCTCCGCGACCTGGACGCGCTCAAGCAACGCCCTGATCCGGCCTCCATCGACCGG ATGCGAGACCGGGTGGTGGCGATGATGAACCCGACCGCCGGCGCCCGATCCAAGATCAAG GACATGAGCGCGGAGGTGGTGGACAGCAACCCCTACAGCAGGCTCATGGCGCTGCAGCGTATGGGCGTCGTCGAGAATTACGAGCGCATCCGGGACTATTCCGTCGCCATTGTT GGAATAGGTGGTGTTGGTAGTGTCGCTGCAGAGATGCTCACTAGATGTGGGATTGGACGCCTCTTGTTGTACGACTACGATACAGTCGAGTTGGCTAACATGAATAGGTTGTTCTTTCGTCCAGACCAG GTTGGAATGACCAAAACAGATGCCGCTGTACAGACACTTTCTGGAATAAATCCCGATGTTGTGTTGGAG AGCTACTCATTGAATATTACTACAGTCAAAGGATTTGAAACATTTTTGGCAAGTCTAAAAGCACAGAGCTCTCATGACTGTAGCACTGGAGTTGATCTTGTCTTGAGCTGTGTTGATAACTATGAAGCTCGCATGGTTGTAAACCAG GCATGCAATGAGCTTGGTCAGACGTGGATGGAGTCTG GTGTCTCGGAAGATGCTGTTTCAGGTCATATACAACTGCTGGTTCCTGGTGAAACTGCATGTTTTGCATGTGCTCCTCCATTG GTTGTAGCATCTGGAGTGGACGAGCGTACACTTAAAAGAGAAGGTGTTTGTGCTGCCTCTTTGCCAACTACAATG GGCGTTGTTGCTGGTCTCCTGGTCCAGAATTCTTTGAAATATCTATTGAAGTTTGGACAAGTTTCCCCTTACTTG GGATACAATTCACTTAAGGATTATTTCCCAACAATGGAAATGAGACCAAATCCGCAATGTTCGAATCCAGCATGTGTTCAGAGACAG AAAGAATATATGGAAGCTAAACCTGCTAGAGATGCAGCTGCAAAGGCTAAGATGGAAGCTGAAACACCAGAAGCAAATGAATGCCCTGTCCACCTTGATAACGAGTGGAACATTAG tgttgttgatgatgatgacacagcgacATTAAGCATTCGAAGCACTGCAG ATATCCTACCAGAAGGCCTTGTCCGTGAGCTTCCAGCTGCTGATTTCTATCCAGAACAACCTGCTCCAGTGAGCTCCAGTGCTattgatgatgaccttgaggagcTCCAGCGGCAACTTGATGCCCTAAACTCGTCTTAG
- the LOC133923064 gene encoding F-box protein At5g50450-like, translating into MKTTRGAESEAKAEGSNGKRLKVEEAPVGYGYLGAFEFLPQELIVSVLAAVSSSADKPADLFSAMLTYVYRFGLVCVVIFGGDARVLDGIDRRCKKFSKLGKNPLVRKVASAQCVAVRAASWCRDAYHFLCRCGNDGNADANYLLGMIQFYCLGKRPQGWSRMVKAASARHTEALYALAIIRLNDSGVPKEKSDYASGARLCAAAATLGHTGALRELGNCIVHGLGVPQDIVYGCHLTVWANVQELHAKYPAGPELDAALAHVRSGNGPTCLTSNFGCFAAVPSGRYLWSHPANKFLAEWFAAHPLPPPRVQRLLMCSVPTCGRPETRPLEFRRCTVCTIARYCSHTCQALHWRTGHSSECIPMH; encoded by the exons ATGAAGACCACGCGTGGGGCTGAGTCGGAGGCGAAGGCAGAGGGGAGTAACGGGAAGAGgctgaaggtggaggaggcgccCGTCGGCTACGGCTACCTGGGAGCGTTCGAGTTTCTGCCCCAGGAGCTGATCGTGTCGGTCCTCGCCGCCGTGTCTTCCTCCGCGGACAAGCCCGCCGACCTTTTCTCCGCGATGCTCACGTACGTGTAccggtttggtttggtttg TGTTGTGATTTTTGGAGGGGATGCCCGGGTTCTTGACGGGATTGATCGCAGGTGCAAGAAGTTCAGTAAGCTGGGAAAGAACCCGCTGGTGCGCAAGGTGGCGTCGGCGCAATGCGTGGCCGTTCGCGCGGCCAGCTGGTGCCGCGACGCGTACCACTTCCTCTGCCGCTGTGGCAACGACGGCAACGCCGACGCCAACTACCTGCTCGGCATG ATCCAGTTCTACTGCCTCGGCAAGCGCCCGCAGGGGTGGTCAAGGATGGTGAAAGCGGCGTCTGCCCGCCACACGGAGGCGTTATATGCTCTCGCAATCATCCGGCTGAACGACAGCGGCGTACCTAAGGAGAAAAGCGACTACGCCTCCGGCGCACGCCTGTGCGCAGCCGCCGCGACCCTCGGCCACACCGGCGCGCTTCGCGAGCTCGGGAATTGCATCGTTCACGGCCTCGGCGTTCCCCAAGACATCGTCTATGGCTGCCACCTTACCGTCTGGGCCAACGTGCAGGAGCTGCACGCCAAGTACCCGGCTGGGCCTGAGCTGGACGCCGCCCTCGCCCACGTCCGCAGCGGCAATGGCCCCACGTGCCTAACCAGCAACTTCGGATGCTTTGCTGCCGTGCCGTCCGGCAGGTATCTCTGGTCGCACCCGGCCAACAAGTTCCTGGCCGAGTGGTTCGCGGCGCACCCTCTGCCGCCACCGCGGGTGCAGCGGCTGCTGATGTGCTCGGTGCCCACCTGCGGGCGCCCCGAGACGCGGCCACTCGAGTTCCGACGGTGTACCGTGTGCACCATCGCACGCTACTGCTCCCACACGTGCCAAGCGCTGCACTGGAGGACGGGGCACAGCTCCGAGTGCATCCCCATGCACTAA